Proteins encoded in a region of the Streptomyces sp. NBC_00513 genome:
- a CDS encoding TetR/AcrR family transcriptional regulator C-terminal domain-containing protein produces MAQQPEAGRRAPLNRERVLRAAIALADDGGIESLSMRKLAQELGVVPMALYKHVPNKEQLLDGMVDTVVARIDLPASGSGWKDVVRGRVLSARRVLLRHRWAAQVIESRTGPTPAVLDYLDSMIGTFRDGGLSVDLTHHAMHAMGSRLLGFSQELFDDSGSGDPNGDPSDGPKSDPNGDPNGGAEALAAGAAMAARYPRIAELAAGATHDGTSVVGARRCDDQFEFEFALDLILDGLERLHRRGWTSTSPPGAAGA; encoded by the coding sequence ATGGCACAGCAGCCGGAGGCCGGGCGCCGGGCGCCGCTCAACCGGGAGCGCGTCCTGCGGGCGGCCATCGCGCTCGCGGACGACGGCGGCATCGAGTCGCTCAGCATGCGCAAGCTCGCCCAGGAGTTGGGTGTCGTACCGATGGCCCTCTACAAGCACGTTCCCAACAAGGAGCAGCTCCTTGACGGCATGGTCGACACGGTCGTGGCCCGGATCGACCTCCCGGCGAGCGGTTCCGGCTGGAAGGACGTGGTTCGCGGGCGTGTGCTGTCGGCCCGCCGCGTGCTCCTGCGGCACCGCTGGGCCGCGCAGGTGATCGAGTCGCGCACCGGGCCGACCCCGGCCGTACTGGATTACCTGGACTCGATGATCGGGACGTTCCGCGACGGAGGCTTGTCCGTCGACCTCACCCATCACGCGATGCACGCCATGGGGAGTCGACTGCTGGGCTTCAGCCAGGAGCTGTTCGACGACTCCGGGAGCGGCGACCCGAACGGCGACCCGAGCGACGGCCCGAAAAGCGACCCGAACGGCGACCCGAACGGCGGGGCCGAGGCGCTCGCGGCAGGGGCCGCGATGGCGGCACGTTACCCGCGGATCGCCGAGCTGGCGGCGGGGGCCACCCATGACGGGACGTCGGTCGTCGGCGCCCGGCGCTGCGACGATCAGTTCGAGTTCGAGTTTGCGCTGGACCTCATCCTGGACGGGCTGGAGAGACTCCACCGGCGGGGATGGACGTCCACGAGCCCACCCGGCGCCGCCGGCGCCTGA
- a CDS encoding metallophosphoesterase has translation MTRFRARVLGVVAAGLSVGLVALPATAADRSAPHAKAPEKFSIVVLPDTQYSAESFPQAFNAQGKWIKENTIARNIKYAIHEGDIVDDSDQSSQWTNATGALRQLNGATPYILAVGNHDMDAMPKGQNPIVVRDAVAFNRNFPRSAFANLPSFGGTYPAAQNDNSFHVFSAGGTNWLILALKYAPTDDEIAWGNKVISEHPDRQVMIVTHAYQNGTTKDSVGQKLWARMVSRHPNVTMVFSGHYVNQGVIVEKGVNGNTVHQIQADYQNPGALGPNSYFRILEFNPTAKTVGVQTYSPYLNKNLTDTKNQFTLQNVSFPPARSHARR, from the coding sequence GCCGATCGTTCGGCGCCGCACGCGAAGGCGCCCGAGAAGTTCAGCATCGTGGTTCTCCCCGACACGCAGTACTCGGCGGAGAGCTTCCCGCAGGCCTTCAACGCCCAGGGAAAGTGGATCAAGGAGAACACGATCGCGCGGAACATCAAGTACGCGATCCACGAGGGTGACATCGTCGACGACTCCGACCAGTCGTCCCAGTGGACCAACGCGACCGGCGCGTTGCGGCAGTTGAACGGTGCGACCCCGTACATCCTCGCGGTGGGCAACCACGACATGGACGCGATGCCCAAGGGCCAGAACCCGATCGTGGTACGTGACGCGGTGGCGTTCAACCGCAACTTCCCGCGGAGTGCCTTCGCGAACCTGCCGTCGTTCGGCGGCACTTACCCGGCCGCGCAGAACGACAACAGCTTCCACGTGTTCTCGGCCGGAGGCACGAACTGGCTCATCCTCGCGCTGAAGTACGCGCCCACCGACGACGAGATCGCCTGGGGCAACAAGGTGATCTCCGAGCACCCCGACCGCCAGGTCATGATCGTGACCCACGCCTACCAGAACGGCACGACGAAGGACAGCGTCGGCCAGAAGCTCTGGGCCCGGATGGTCAGCCGGCACCCCAACGTGACGATGGTGTTCTCGGGCCACTACGTCAACCAGGGGGTGATCGTGGAGAAGGGGGTGAACGGAAACACCGTCCACCAGATCCAGGCCGACTACCAGAACCCCGGCGCACTCGGCCCGAACAGCTACTTCCGGATCCTCGAATTCAACCCGACGGCGAAGACGGTCGGCGTCCAGACCTACTCGCCGTATCTCAACAAGAACCTGACCGACACGAAGAACCAGTTCACGCTCCAGAACGTGAGCTTCCCGCCCGCACGTTCCCACGCCCGCCGCTGA